The following proteins come from a genomic window of Salvia hispanica cultivar TCC Black 2014 chromosome 4, UniMelb_Shisp_WGS_1.0, whole genome shotgun sequence:
- the LOC125222526 gene encoding fibrous sheath CABYR-binding protein — translation MATEPVASDHLAPAEVKKVEAECESAEAKIEEKKIEGDVKDGVADEQPKTVAEEKVEDKEVAVDDVKAAPEPAQEKVDDKKPVEEESTKEKLDDNKPAEVESTQEKVDDKKVEDVPVVEAEPEPAPAEKQVEEKCVEESSEVKLEEPAKVVDELAEVVEKKEEKAEETPAQVVEEAVEKVEKEAPPAEPTECSAEPAKSEADPVTKIEENKVESNVTTEEKADEAEKIEPKSDVAEEKSVVAEELVETEAKPQAEAVEKACGDEATPKDIKPEETTKEEEKTGEEKQVDETVKESVETKVKTQKQSLVKIVKQSLVKARKAITGKSKTPAAPTEAKDDGNK, via the exons ATGGCTACTGAGCCTGTTGCATCAGATCATCTCGCCCCTGCTGAG GTGAAGAAAGTTGAAGCAGAGTGTGAATCAGCAGAAGCAAAGATAGaggagaagaaaattgaggGTGATGTCAAAGATGGTGTTGCTGATGAGCAGCCTAAAACTGTTGCTGAGGAAAAGGTTGAGGATAAGGAAGTCGCGGTCGATGATGTGAAGGCTGCTCCGGAACCTGCTCAAGAGAAGGTCGACGATAAGAAGCCGGTGGAAGAGGAATCAACGAAAGAGAAGCTTGATGATAACAAGCCTGCTGAAGTTGAATCAACTCAAGAAAAGGTAGATGACAAGAAAGTCGAGGATGTTCCAGTGGTCGAAGCAGAACCGGAGCCTGCTCCTGCTGAGAAGCAAGTGGAGGAAAAGTGTGTTGAGGAGTCTAGTGAAGTGAAGCTGGAGGAGCCAGCAAAAGTGGTTGATGAGCTGGCTGAGGTTGTTgagaagaaagaggaaaaggCCGAAGAAACGCCTGCTCAAGTGGTCGAAGAGGCAGTTGAGAAAGTAGAGAAAGAGGCTCCACCGGCCGAACCTACTGAATGTTCTGCTGAGCCAGCCAAATCTGAAGCTGATCCGGTCACCAAAAtcgaagaaaataaagttgaatCGAATGTGACAACAGAAGAGAAGGCTGATGAGGCTGAGAAGATTGAACCAAAAAGTGATGTGGCTGAAGAGAAAAGTGTTGTGGCTGAAGAATTGGTAGAGACTGAGGCAAAGCCACAAGCTGAAGCTGTCGAAAAGGCCTGTGGAGACGAGGCGACACCCAAAGACATCAAACCGGAGGAGACGACAAAGGAAGAGGAGAAAACTGGTGAAGAGAAACAAGTTGATGAGACAGTAAAGGAAAGTGTTGAAACTAAGGTGAAGACTCAGAAGCAGTCTCTTGTTAAGATCGTGAAGCAATCGCTGGTGAAGGCGAGGAAAGCCATCACTGGGAAATCAAAGACGCCGGCGGCTCCTACAGAAGCCAAGGATGATGGCAACAAGTAG